The following are encoded in a window of Mycobacterium decipiens genomic DNA:
- a CDS encoding rhomboid family intramembrane serine protease, whose amino-acid sequence MTRHPHTPAKQTEERPRWMVGGTTILTFVALLYLVELIDQLSGNRLDVNGIRPLKTDGLWGIIFAPLLHANWHHLMANTVPLLVLGFLMTLAGLSRFVWATAIVWILGGFGTWLIGNMGSSCGPTDHIGASGLIFGWLAFLLVFGLFVRKVWDIVIGLVVLFVYGGILLGAMPVLGQCGGVSWQGHLSGALAGVVAAYLLSAPERKARALKRAGARSRHPKI is encoded by the coding sequence ATGACCAGACATCCGCACACCCCCGCGAAGCAGACCGAAGAGCGGCCGCGCTGGATGGTCGGCGGGACGACGATCCTCACCTTTGTCGCGCTGCTCTACCTCGTCGAACTGATCGACCAGCTGTCCGGGAATCGGCTGGACGTCAACGGCATCCGGCCGCTGAAAACGGACGGCCTGTGGGGGATCATCTTCGCGCCCCTCCTGCACGCCAACTGGCACCACCTAATGGCCAACACGGTCCCGTTGCTGGTGCTGGGATTTCTGATGACGCTGGCCGGCTTGTCCCGGTTCGTCTGGGCCACCGCGATCGTGTGGATTCTGGGAGGCTTCGGTACCTGGCTGATCGGCAACATGGGCAGCAGCTGCGGCCCGACCGACCACATCGGGGCCTCGGGCCTGATCTTCGGCTGGCTGGCCTTCCTATTGGTGTTCGGGCTTTTTGTCCGCAAAGTGTGGGACATCGTCATCGGGCTGGTGGTCTTGTTCGTGTACGGCGGCATTCTGCTCGGCGCGATGCCGGTGCTGGGCCAGTGTGGTGGTGTGTCATGGCAGGGCCATCTCAGTGGTGCGCTTGCCGGCGTCGTGGCCGCGTATTTGTTGTCGGCTCCGGAGCGCAAGGCTCGGGCACTGAAAAGGGCCGGCGCGCGTTCGCGGCATCCGAAGATATGA